The DNA region TCCTTGATCATTTTAAGGATGTTACACAGCCCGTTATTTTGAGTGGCGACCTGAACAGTGTGGCGGGTTCTGAGGCCATCAATTTGCTGGATCAGCAGTTTAAACGTACCTGCATAGACAACTGCCCGGGTACCATCCCTGTAATCAACCCTAAACGTACCATAGATTTCATTGCCACAAAAAATGTAAAATGGCCTTTGCTGGAATACCAGGTAATTGACGAGACCTATGCTTCAGATCATCGCCCTATAGCAGTAAGCTTTAACATATCCGAATAATGCGTAACTTTATTGCATTAAAAAAAGCGATATGAATATTGAAAAAGCGATACTGGCTGGCGGTTGTTTTTGGGGAGTGGAAGAGCTCATCAGACATTACCCTGGCGTGATCTCAACGGTAGTTGGATATACAGGCGGAGATGTTCCCAATGCAACCTACCGCAATCATGGGACACATGCCGAGGGCATAGCCATCGAGTTTGATCCGGCACAATTGTCTTACCGTAAACTGCTGGAATATTTTTTCCAGATCCACGATCCTACCACCCGGAACAGGCAGGGCAACGATATTGGCACCTCCTATCGATCTGCCATTTTCTATCTTGACGAGGCCCAGAGAGAAACTGCAGCAGCACTCATAGCAGAAATGGATGCCTCGGGCATATGGCCGGGTAAGGTTGTAACCGAGATTGTACCTGCCGGTGACTTCTGGAATGCAGAAGTTGAGCACCAGGATTACCTGCAGAAGAACCCTTCAGGCTATACCTGTCACTTTGAAAGACCGGACTGGAAACTAGGATAGTTTATCTATGCTTTCCCTGATGCGGATTAAATATTTATTGCGGTAGTACAGCTCTTTGATCACCAGAAGTGAATCATCCTGTGCTGCCGCATTTAAGTTATCAAACAAAACGGTCTGTTTCAGGATTTCAGCAGAAATTGCTTGCTCAATAGTTGCAACCTCCGCTTTCAGTGCAGCCAGTCGGGCTGCATCGGGCTCAAACTGTAAATCCATTAAAGCCTCATTCACCTCCATCATTTCCATCAAAAAACTTTGCGGAAGGGCGTAATTTTCGCCCTCCTTTAAAATCCCTTTGAATTCCAGAATGTAATGCAGGCGCTTTTGCGGATCACTCAAAACCTGGTAAGCGTTGTTGTTAACCGTGCTCAGTTCCAGCACCTCTGCCTGTTTTTCCTGGCTTTCATTGATGTAAAAATCAGGATGGTATTTTTTACTCAGCGCGTAGAACTGCTGTTTTACAACTGCCATATCAGGGTTAAAGCTAAGTGGCAGGCCGTAAAAGGCAAAATAATCGGTCATACGCTTTAATGCTTAAAGAAAGCCTTAAAAATATCGTTCCCCAGCACAAATACCATGAGCGACAGCAGCATAACGAAACCGACAATCTGGGCCCGCTCCATAAACTTATCGCCCAATGGTTTTCCTTTGATCATTTCAATAATCAGGAATACAACGTGGCCGCCATCCAGGGCAGGAATTGGCAAAAGGTTCATAAAGGCCAGGGCTATCGATATAAAGCCCGTAGAAGCCCAGAACCTTGCCCAGATCCACTCGCCTCCATATACCTTACGTGCAATCTCAACCGGACCAGAAAAGGCCTTGTTGGCTTTAATTTTACCAGTAAGTACTTTCCATATGCCCTTTGCATTATCGCTAAAAGTTTTCCAGGCCTGGTCTACCCCAATCGGAAATGCAGCAAACAAGCCATATTTAATGGTCTCTTCTTTAACCTCATTTAAATTGAAACCTATGCCAAT from Pedobacter africanus includes:
- the msrA gene encoding peptide-methionine (S)-S-oxide reductase MsrA, yielding MNIEKAILAGGCFWGVEELIRHYPGVISTVVGYTGGDVPNATYRNHGTHAEGIAIEFDPAQLSYRKLLEYFFQIHDPTTRNRQGNDIGTSYRSAIFYLDEAQRETAAALIAEMDASGIWPGKVVTEIVPAGDFWNAEVEHQDYLQKNPSGYTCHFERPDWKLG
- the hscB gene encoding Fe-S protein assembly co-chaperone HscB, which gives rise to MTDYFAFYGLPLSFNPDMAVVKQQFYALSKKYHPDFYINESQEKQAEVLELSTVNNNAYQVLSDPQKRLHYILEFKGILKEGENYALPQSFLMEMMEVNEALMDLQFEPDAARLAALKAEVATIEQAISAEILKQTVLFDNLNAAAQDDSLLVIKELYYRNKYLIRIRESIDKLS